In Fluviicola taffensis DSM 16823, the following are encoded in one genomic region:
- a CDS encoding lipopolysaccharide biosynthesis protein: MGLVQKDAFRTMIISYLGIVLGYLNKVFLFLLLFNPTQIGLITLIISIGTLFAQLANFGAIFTVWKFFPFFKNPEKKHFGFLPFILLVVSCGILVFTILYVVFRNQIQHEYSENSPLFNNYYYWTLPIGISYVIFLVLEAYLRSLYKNIVAVFAYEIGLRVMTSLLLILVIPGWVSFDSFVILHSLLYLIPTIIVLVYLYRLKELNLAFSAIQISKRFKKIIFQFSSFYYLNTLGAVLVNSLDVMMIAQLIGLEGVALYSTVILLSSVIQVPYRSIIRVSSPLVSDYWKHREFDKMKVLYQKVSSVSLVIGLAMFILAWVNIDFLFSFFKTKFPDYQDGIWVFLFIMIGKLVDMYFGLNGAIFTTSKKYKFELIFTVVLIGIVYSLNLVMIPKWGIAGAAISTSIALLVFNFGRLIFIWVSYKIHPFTKNQFIIIGLGVVTLVAGHFTQGLINNKWIQCLFESTLVIILFFVPIIVFSLEKETINYMKKALTFIRSKIG, from the coding sequence ATGGGTTTGGTACAAAAAGATGCTTTCAGAACAATGATTATTTCCTATTTGGGAATTGTTTTGGGTTATCTGAATAAAGTATTCCTTTTTCTTTTATTGTTTAATCCAACTCAAATTGGATTAATTACTTTGATAATTTCAATTGGAACCCTATTTGCTCAATTGGCAAATTTTGGAGCAATTTTTACGGTTTGGAAATTCTTTCCCTTTTTTAAAAATCCAGAAAAGAAACATTTTGGTTTTCTTCCCTTTATTTTGTTGGTTGTTTCATGTGGAATTTTAGTTTTCACGATACTTTATGTGGTTTTTCGCAATCAAATTCAACATGAATATTCTGAAAATTCCCCCTTGTTCAATAACTATTATTACTGGACATTACCCATTGGGATTTCGTATGTAATTTTCCTAGTATTAGAAGCTTATCTGAGAAGTTTGTATAAGAATATTGTTGCGGTTTTTGCATATGAAATAGGATTGAGGGTCATGACATCTCTCTTGCTTATCTTGGTAATTCCGGGATGGGTTTCTTTTGATTCTTTTGTGATTCTACATAGCCTTTTGTACCTGATTCCAACGATTATTGTTTTGGTTTATCTGTATAGATTGAAGGAATTAAATTTGGCTTTTTCTGCGATTCAGATATCCAAACGATTTAAGAAAATTATCTTTCAATTTTCCTCCTTTTATTATTTGAACACACTTGGTGCAGTTTTGGTAAATTCATTGGATGTAATGATGATTGCCCAGTTAATTGGATTGGAAGGAGTGGCACTTTATTCCACAGTCATTTTATTAAGTAGTGTTATTCAAGTTCCTTATCGATCGATCATTCGGGTAAGTTCACCCTTGGTTTCTGATTATTGGAAACACCGTGAATTTGATAAAATGAAGGTTTTGTATCAGAAAGTAAGTTCTGTTTCGTTGGTGATAGGTTTAGCGATGTTTATATTAGCTTGGGTCAATATTGATTTCTTGTTTTCCTTTTTTAAAACGAAGTTTCCTGATTATCAGGATGGAATTTGGGTATTCCTTTTCATCATGATTGGAAAACTAGTCGATATGTATTTCGGGCTAAACGGCGCTATTTTCACCACTTCCAAGAAGTATAAATTTGAATTGATTTTTACTGTTGTTCTAATTGGTATTGTATATTCCTTGAATTTGGTAATGATTCCGAAATGGGGAATTGCAGGGGCTGCAATTTCAACTTCCATTGCTTTGTTGGTCTTTAATTTCGGTAGACTGATTTTTATTTGGGTAAGCTACAAAATTCATCCTTTCACCAAAAATCAGTTTATCATCATTGGCTTGGGAGTTGTAACATTAGTTGCAGGACATTTTACCCAAGGGCTTATAAACAACAAGTGGATTCAATGTTTGTTTGAATCCACCCTTGTAATTATCCTGTTTTTCGTTCCAATAATTGTCTTTTCACTTGAGAAGGAAACAATCAATTATATGAAGAAAGCACTGACGTTTATTCGTTCTAAAATCGGTTAA
- a CDS encoding 6-hydroxymethylpterin diphosphokinase MptE-like protein gives MIKAALAIRNFISSFSQFVLSFFKILFLSKWFKKFPPNNGDTIALLANGPSLNSALEKIKKEEFPSNIMVTNFFCNSELYQELKPNYYVICDPSFVNLPEGDSVFKDFYRNLYEKTTWELTFFVPYKSLKKAQKIIQELQFFNEKITISGYNNVNFNGDNWFNYFFFKLGLGMPRPTTVAIPALMLAIQMKYKKIKIAGIDLNQHQDIIVDAKNIVCLKSTHFYDDEITYKPFYKDKSQNRTFTSSEIFLIFHHFFYSFDIIAKFAINQNIEIINYSSESFLDQFKKI, from the coding sequence ATGATAAAAGCAGCATTGGCAATCCGCAATTTTATTAGTTCGTTTTCACAATTTGTGTTATCATTTTTCAAGATTTTGTTTTTATCAAAATGGTTCAAAAAATTCCCTCCAAATAATGGTGATACCATCGCATTACTAGCAAATGGACCTTCATTGAATAGCGCTTTAGAGAAAATAAAAAAAGAGGAATTCCCCTCTAACATAATGGTGACTAATTTCTTTTGTAATTCCGAATTATATCAAGAATTAAAACCCAATTATTATGTGATTTGTGACCCTTCTTTTGTAAATCTACCAGAAGGCGATTCCGTTTTCAAAGATTTTTACAGAAATTTATATGAAAAAACAACTTGGGAGTTGACCTTTTTTGTACCGTATAAAAGTCTCAAAAAAGCACAAAAAATCATTCAGGAACTACAATTTTTTAATGAAAAAATTACAATTAGTGGTTATAACAATGTGAATTTCAACGGTGATAATTGGTTTAACTACTTCTTTTTCAAATTAGGACTAGGTATGCCACGACCAACAACCGTGGCGATCCCGGCGCTTATGCTTGCCATTCAGATGAAATACAAAAAAATAAAAATTGCAGGAATAGATTTGAATCAGCATCAGGACATCATCGTTGATGCAAAAAACATCGTTTGTCTCAAATCAACTCATTTTTATGACGATGAAATTACTTACAAACCTTTTTATAAAGACAAAAGTCAAAACAGAACATTTACGTCCTCCGAAATCTTCCTGATTTTTCACCATTTCTTCTATTCATTTGATATAATTGCTAAATTTGCTATCAACCAAAATATTGAAATAATCAATTATTCAAGTGAATCATTTTTAGACCAATTTAAAAAAATATAA
- the alaS gene encoding alanine--tRNA ligase — MTVHEIRKQFFDFFASKGHQIVPSAPMVVKNDPTLMFTNAGMNQFKDFFLGNAVPKNRRVANSQKCLRVSGKHNDLEEVGVDTYHHTMFEMLGNWSFGDYFKEEAITWAWELLTEVYKIPKDRLYVTVFEGDEKDGVPKDQESYDIWKRFIAEDRIIMASKKDNFWEMGDTGPCGPCTEIHVDNRPATERAKEDGKKYVNEDHPQVIEIWNNVFMQFNRKADGSLEPLPATHVDTGMGLERLAMTLQDKTSNYDIDLFQTLIQHMEQVSGKKYGENETTDIALRVIADHVRAIAFSIADGQLPSNTGAGYVIRRILRRAVRYGYQTLGLKEPFLSGLSVVLGKVMGDPFSELIKQGELVEKVIREEELSFFRTLEQGLKRMDNLIAQARKTRETILQGPAVFELYDTFGFPIDLTSLIARENKLLVDEDGFDTELQKQKARSRAATSIETDDWVVLKKDSEEEFVGYDHLTTTVEIVKYRKVKQKQRSFYQLVFNLTPFYAEGGGQVGDTGTISNANESLTIFDTKKENGLIVHLVDELPEKIDGQFTARVNEESRRLSASNHSATHLLHHALRTVLGAHVEQKGSLVNPNYLRFDFSHFSKVTDEEMAKIEAIVIDGIRQNLSLEESRNVPIDAAQEMGAMALFGEKYGDTVRVIKFGDSIELCGGTHVQNTGQIGLFKIQSESAVAAGIRRIEAITNVAVEGYYADQESKLKSVNELLKNPKDVSKAVEDLISKNNQLQKQVENFKKEHAKLVKADLKTKIISKGDFSYLDALIDLNAGSVKDILFQLKGEVPNLFAVIGSKEEDKCAISVLVDESLVSSKGWNAGNLVKSVASLIQGGGGGQAFFATAGGKNANGLKEAIEKVKQEIA; from the coding sequence ACGCGTTTCTGGAAAACACAACGACTTAGAAGAAGTTGGTGTCGACACGTACCATCATACGATGTTCGAAATGCTTGGAAACTGGTCTTTCGGAGATTACTTCAAGGAAGAAGCGATTACCTGGGCTTGGGAATTATTGACAGAAGTGTACAAAATTCCGAAAGACCGCTTGTATGTTACTGTTTTTGAAGGTGACGAAAAAGACGGTGTTCCAAAAGATCAGGAATCGTATGATATCTGGAAAAGATTCATCGCTGAAGACCGTATTATCATGGCTTCCAAAAAGGATAATTTCTGGGAAATGGGCGATACTGGACCATGCGGACCATGTACCGAAATCCACGTAGATAATCGTCCTGCTACCGAAAGAGCAAAAGAAGACGGAAAAAAATATGTGAATGAAGATCACCCGCAAGTGATTGAAATTTGGAACAACGTTTTCATGCAGTTCAATCGCAAAGCCGACGGAAGTTTAGAGCCTTTACCTGCAACTCACGTAGATACAGGAATGGGCTTGGAACGTTTGGCAATGACCCTTCAAGACAAAACTTCTAATTACGATATCGATTTATTCCAAACCTTGATTCAACACATGGAACAGGTTTCTGGAAAGAAATACGGAGAAAACGAAACGACGGATATCGCATTACGTGTCATTGCAGATCACGTACGTGCTATTGCATTCTCTATTGCTGACGGACAATTACCTTCCAACACAGGAGCTGGTTATGTGATTCGTCGTATTTTGAGACGCGCAGTTCGTTACGGTTACCAAACTTTAGGATTAAAAGAACCTTTCCTTTCTGGCTTGTCTGTTGTTCTTGGAAAAGTAATGGGTGATCCATTCTCAGAATTAATCAAACAAGGTGAATTAGTAGAAAAAGTAATTCGTGAAGAGGAACTTTCTTTTTTTAGAACTTTAGAACAAGGCTTGAAAAGAATGGACAATTTGATTGCTCAGGCACGAAAAACAAGAGAAACTATTTTGCAAGGTCCAGCAGTTTTTGAATTGTACGATACTTTCGGTTTTCCAATCGATTTAACTTCTTTGATTGCACGAGAAAACAAATTATTGGTAGATGAAGACGGTTTTGATACGGAACTTCAAAAACAAAAAGCACGTTCGCGTGCTGCTACGAGTATTGAAACTGATGATTGGGTAGTTTTGAAAAAAGATTCGGAAGAAGAGTTTGTTGGATATGATCATTTAACTACAACGGTAGAAATTGTAAAATACCGTAAAGTGAAACAGAAACAACGTTCTTTTTATCAACTGGTATTCAACTTAACTCCTTTCTATGCAGAAGGTGGTGGACAGGTTGGAGATACTGGGACAATTTCAAATGCCAACGAATCATTGACAATTTTTGATACGAAAAAAGAAAACGGATTGATTGTTCACTTAGTAGATGAATTGCCAGAAAAAATTGATGGACAATTCACTGCAAGAGTAAATGAAGAATCGCGTCGTTTATCTGCAAGTAATCACTCTGCAACACATTTATTACATCATGCCCTTAGAACTGTTTTGGGAGCGCATGTTGAGCAAAAAGGATCTTTGGTGAATCCGAATTATTTGCGCTTCGATTTCTCACACTTCTCAAAAGTGACAGATGAAGAAATGGCAAAAATAGAAGCAATTGTTATTGATGGAATTCGTCAGAATTTATCATTAGAAGAAAGTCGCAATGTTCCAATTGATGCAGCTCAAGAAATGGGTGCAATGGCATTATTTGGCGAAAAATATGGAGATACTGTTCGTGTGATTAAGTTCGGAGATTCGATAGAGCTTTGTGGAGGAACACATGTTCAAAATACTGGTCAGATCGGCTTGTTTAAAATTCAATCTGAATCTGCTGTTGCTGCAGGTATTCGTCGTATAGAAGCGATTACCAATGTCGCTGTTGAGGGTTATTACGCTGATCAGGAATCGAAATTGAAATCAGTAAATGAGTTATTGAAGAACCCGAAAGATGTTTCAAAAGCCGTAGAGGATTTGATTTCAAAAAACAACCAGCTTCAGAAGCAGGTGGAGAACTTCAAGAAAGAACATGCGAAATTGGTGAAAGCCGATTTGAAGACAAAAATTATTTCCAAAGGAGATTTTTCTTACCTCGATGCATTGATTGATTTGAATGCAGGTTCGGTAAAAGATATTTTATTCCAATTGAAAGGTGAAGTTCCAAATCTGTTTGCTGTCATCGGCTCCAAAGAAGAAGACAAATGTGCCATCAGTGTTCTAGTGGATGAATCATTAGTTTCTTCTAAAGGATGGAATGCAGGGAACCTAGTAAAATCAGTGGCTTCTTTGATACAAGGAGGTGGAGGCGGACAAGCTTTCTTCGCTACAGCTGGAGGAAAAAATGCAAACGGATTAAAAGAAGCAATCGAAAAGGTGAAACAAGAAATTGCTTAA
- a CDS encoding NAD-dependent epimerase/dehydratase family protein has product MNIALITGSGGLIGSESVIFCADKFDLIIGIDNDMRSYFFGNEASTNWNVEELKNNYSNYKHYNIDIRDHAGLEKIFSEYGKDIKLIIHAAAQPSHDWAAKEPLTDFGVNATGTLNMLELCRNHCPESVFIFTSTNKVYGDNPNILPLVELEKRWEIDASHPYFERGIDEQMSLDHTTHSIFGASKVAADVLVQEYGRYFNMNTAVFRGGCLTGPNHSGAKLHGFLSYLVKCNLSGDHYTIFGYKGKQVRDNIHSYDLVNMFWHFYQNPRKGEVYNAGGSRFSNCSMIEAIDAIELVSGKKMNYSYTNDNRVGDHIWYISDIQKFKDHYPDWSYKYDLNDIVSQIHNSMKGRVAKSV; this is encoded by the coding sequence ATGAATATTGCACTAATCACAGGGTCTGGAGGATTGATTGGAAGTGAATCAGTTATCTTTTGCGCTGACAAATTTGATTTAATTATCGGTATTGACAACGATATGCGATCTTATTTCTTTGGAAATGAAGCTTCTACTAATTGGAACGTGGAAGAATTGAAAAATAACTATTCCAATTACAAACACTACAACATAGATATTCGCGACCATGCTGGTTTGGAAAAAATCTTCAGCGAATACGGAAAAGATATCAAATTAATCATTCATGCTGCGGCTCAACCTTCACATGACTGGGCGGCAAAAGAGCCTTTAACGGATTTCGGAGTAAATGCTACTGGAACGTTGAACATGCTGGAGTTATGCAGAAATCATTGCCCAGAATCTGTATTCATCTTCACCTCTACAAACAAAGTTTACGGGGATAATCCGAATATCTTGCCTTTAGTAGAATTGGAAAAACGTTGGGAAATTGATGCTTCTCATCCTTATTTTGAACGAGGAATCGACGAACAAATGTCACTCGATCATACAACACATTCGATTTTCGGAGCGTCAAAAGTGGCGGCTGACGTTTTGGTTCAAGAGTACGGAAGATATTTCAACATGAACACTGCTGTTTTTAGAGGTGGTTGTTTAACTGGTCCAAATCACTCAGGAGCTAAGTTGCATGGTTTCCTTTCTTACTTAGTGAAATGCAATTTAAGCGGTGATCATTATACCATTTTCGGATACAAAGGGAAACAGGTGCGAGACAACATTCACAGCTACGATTTGGTAAATATGTTTTGGCATTTCTACCAAAATCCACGAAAAGGTGAAGTTTATAATGCTGGAGGAAGTCGTTTTTCGAATTGTTCTATGATTGAAGCAATTGATGCCATTGAATTGGTTTCTGGTAAGAAAATGAATTATTCGTATACGAACGATAATCGAGTTGGCGACCACATTTGGTACATCAGTGATATTCAAAAATTCAAAGATCATTATCCCGATTGGAGTTATAAATACGATTTGAATGATATCGTATCACAAATTCATAATTCGATGAAAGGACGCGTTGCAAAAAGCGTTTAG